One Staphylococcus simiae genomic region harbors:
- a CDS encoding TerC family protein, protein MDPSLILPYLWVLVVLVFLEGLLAADNAIVMAVMVKHLPPEQRKKALFYGLLGAFVFRFIALFLISIIANFWFIQAAGAIYLIYMSIKNLYQFFNHSKSGEEHQIGDDHHYDESGVEIKASNQSFWGTVIKVEFADIAFAIDSMLAALAIAVTLPKLGIHFGGMDLGQFSVMFLGGMIGVIIMRFAATWFVELLNKYPGLEGAAFAIVGWVGIKLVIMVLAHPDIRILPESFPHTVLWQSIFWSVLLLLVAIGWFASVVNNKKTNK, encoded by the coding sequence ATGGATCCAAGTTTGATTCTGCCTTATTTATGGGTGCTCGTTGTTTTAGTATTTTTAGAAGGTTTATTAGCAGCAGATAATGCGATTGTTATGGCTGTTATGGTAAAACATTTACCTCCGGAACAACGAAAAAAAGCGTTGTTTTATGGTTTACTAGGTGCATTTGTCTTTAGATTTATCGCACTATTTTTAATAAGTATTATTGCAAATTTTTGGTTTATACAGGCCGCTGGAGCAATATATCTTATTTATATGTCTATCAAAAATCTGTATCAATTCTTTAATCATTCCAAAAGTGGTGAAGAGCATCAAATTGGGGATGACCATCATTATGATGAGTCGGGCGTAGAAATTAAAGCGAGCAACCAGTCATTCTGGGGTACGGTAATTAAAGTTGAATTTGCTGATATCGCTTTTGCAATAGATTCTATGTTGGCAGCATTAGCAATTGCTGTTACGCTACCGAAATTAGGTATTCATTTTGGTGGTATGGATCTTGGTCAATTTAGTGTGATGTTCTTAGGTGGTATGATAGGTGTTATCATAATGAGATTTGCTGCAACTTGGTTTGTTGAATTATTAAATAAATATCCAGGTTTAGAAGGTGCAGCCTTTGCCATTGTTGGATGGGTAGGTATTAAATTAGTCATTATGGTATTAGCACATCCCGATATTAGAATTTTACCTGAATCATTTCCACATACAGTATTATGGCAATCTATTTTCTGGTCAGTATTACTATTATTAGTTGCCATTGGATGGTTTGCTTCAGTTGTTAATAACAAAAAGACTAATAAATAA
- a CDS encoding lipoate--protein ligase, with translation MKFISNNNITDPTLNLAMEEYVLKNLPSEESYFLFYINRPSIIVGKNQNTIEEVNKEYIDKHNIDVVRRISGGGAVYHDTGNLNFSFITDDDGNSFHNFKKFTQPIVQALQTLGVNAELTGRNDIQVGQAKISGNAMVKVKNRMFSHGTLMLNSELDEVQNALKVNPAKIKSKGIKSVRKRVANIEEFLAEPLDIEEFKTIILKTIFGENEVEEYILTDEDWANIEALSNEKYRTWDWNYGRNPKYNFEREEKFDKGFVQIKFDVKRGKIEHAKIFGDFFGVGDVTDLENALVGCLHDFEHIDEALAEYDLYHYFGDIDRHELIRLMS, from the coding sequence ATGAAATTTATAAGTAACAACAATATTACTGATCCCACTTTAAACTTAGCCATGGAAGAATATGTGTTAAAAAATTTACCAAGTGAAGAAAGTTATTTTTTATTCTATATTAATCGTCCATCTATTATTGTAGGAAAGAACCAGAATACGATTGAAGAAGTGAATAAAGAATACATAGATAAGCATAATATTGATGTAGTTAGAAGAATATCTGGTGGAGGAGCTGTTTATCATGATACAGGTAATTTGAACTTTAGCTTTATTACAGATGATGATGGTAATAGTTTCCATAATTTCAAAAAATTTACTCAGCCTATCGTACAAGCATTACAGACTCTAGGTGTAAATGCAGAATTAACAGGACGTAATGATATTCAAGTTGGACAAGCTAAAATCTCTGGTAATGCTATGGTTAAAGTAAAGAATAGAATGTTTAGTCATGGTACATTAATGTTAAATAGTGAACTTGATGAGGTACAGAATGCCTTAAAAGTAAATCCAGCTAAAATAAAATCAAAAGGGATAAAGTCAGTACGTAAACGAGTAGCAAATATTGAAGAATTTTTAGCAGAACCATTAGATATTGAAGAGTTTAAAACGATTATTTTAAAAACAATCTTTGGTGAAAATGAAGTCGAAGAGTATATTTTGACTGATGAAGATTGGGCTAATATAGAAGCTTTAAGTAATGAAAAATATAGAACTTGGGATTGGAATTATGGTAGAAATCCAAAATATAACTTTGAACGTGAAGAAAAATTTGACAAAGGATTTGTGCAAATTAAATTTGATGTTAAAAGGGGTAAAATTGAACACGCTAAAATATTTGGCGATTTCTTTGGGGTAGGAGATGTTACTGATTTAGAGAATGCATTAGTTGGATGTTTGCATGATTTCGAACATATTGATGAAGCCCTAGCAGAATATGATTTATATCATTATTTTGGAGATATTGATCGTCACGAATTAATTAGATTAATGTCATAA
- a CDS encoding S1C family serine protease, producing the protein MDKGQKHVIPKSQYRRKKRKFFDEEELKDNKQLSNQDEQLTSSEDEETQSLRDVQTQSPNETNDINEDSHPNALRHYDNSDKTNIEDAHESDGELTTDQQIDDNQPSASDSLTKQTNSNVTDQLDNSTSNSDDDKLSDKQDQTNSHKSLTLPEEQQLKRQQLDQDKVLISKQDSQQDRHDNFDKTDDEELRDNQEDILHNDNHKNAQISDVVQTKDATVKSQQFNSDEKKTRKQEEQHHKPLNEDKDEKVIEQSKETIAKLDSDSQTKQQHNTNTKKSTATTTAQQRKDRQSTETSTKKFGSDSKDMSQYSEIIKRFWQMYWPKIVILVGIIILILILNAIFNHVNDNDKGMDNSEQSKDSYTTTMKNANNTVKSVVSVENNTDKDTSIPKDKNASEDEIGSGVIYKKTGDTVYIVTNAHVVGKKDQQKITFANSKSVIGKVLGKDKWSDLAVIKATSKDPTAKEITFGDSNHIVLGEPIIVVGNPLGVDFKSTVTEGIISGLNRNVPIDFDKDNKYDMLMKAFQIDASVNPGNSGGAVVNREGKLIGIISLKIDMPNVEGMSFALPVNEVQKIIHDLETKGKIKYPDVGITMTNVADLSSYERQSIKLPQSINNGVVIKDVDSKSLAQKAGLKKDDVIVELDEKLIEDDLRFKQVLFSHKYNLKPLTVKIYRDGNEKEITLKLK; encoded by the coding sequence GTGGATAAGGGTCAAAAGCATGTAATACCAAAAAGCCAATATCGACGTAAGAAACGTAAATTTTTCGATGAAGAAGAGTTAAAAGACAACAAACAACTTAGTAATCAAGATGAACAACTTACATCATCTGAAGATGAAGAAACACAATCACTTAGAGATGTACAAACACAATCACCTAATGAAACAAATGATATAAATGAAGATAGTCATCCTAATGCATTACGTCATTATGACAATAGTGACAAGACAAACATAGAAGATGCTCATGAATCAGATGGCGAACTAACTACTGATCAACAAATTGACGACAATCAACCATCTGCATCTGATTCTTTAACAAAGCAAACTAATTCAAATGTCACAGATCAATTGGATAATTCAACAAGTAATAGTGATGATGACAAGTTATCAGATAAACAAGATCAAACTAATAGTCATAAATCACTGACATTACCTGAAGAACAACAATTAAAACGACAACAACTTGATCAAGACAAAGTATTAATTAGTAAACAGGATTCACAACAAGATCGTCATGACAATTTTGACAAAACTGACGACGAAGAATTAAGAGATAACCAAGAAGATATATTACATAATGACAATCATAAAAACGCTCAAATATCAGATGTCGTACAGACCAAAGATGCTACTGTTAAATCACAACAATTTAATAGTGATGAAAAAAAAACACGTAAGCAAGAAGAACAACATCATAAACCATTAAATGAAGATAAAGATGAAAAGGTTATCGAGCAAAGTAAAGAAACAATAGCGAAATTAGATTCGGATTCTCAAACAAAGCAACAACATAACACGAATACCAAGAAATCTACAGCTACAACGACAGCACAACAAAGAAAAGATAGACAATCTACAGAAACATCAACGAAAAAATTTGGCTCTGATAGTAAAGATATGTCGCAATATAGTGAAATTATTAAACGTTTTTGGCAAATGTATTGGCCTAAAATTGTTATTTTAGTTGGTATTATCATCTTAATCTTAATTTTAAATGCCATTTTTAATCATGTTAATGACAACGATAAAGGTATGGATAATAGTGAACAAAGTAAAGATTCTTATACGACAACAATGAAGAATGCTAATAATACTGTTAAATCTGTTGTATCAGTTGAAAATAATACTGACAAAGACACTTCTATTCCTAAAGATAAAAATGCTTCTGAAGATGAAATTGGTTCAGGTGTTATTTATAAAAAAACTGGTGACACAGTATATATAGTGACGAATGCGCATGTTGTTGGTAAAAAAGATCAACAAAAAATAACTTTTGCTAATAGTAAAAGTGTGATTGGCAAAGTATTGGGTAAAGATAAATGGTCAGACTTAGCAGTTATTAAAGCAACGTCAAAAGATCCAACTGCCAAAGAAATCACTTTTGGTGATTCTAATCACATTGTTTTAGGAGAACCTATTATAGTTGTAGGAAATCCACTTGGTGTTGATTTTAAAAGTACAGTTACTGAAGGCATTATTTCTGGATTAAATAGAAACGTACCTATTGATTTTGATAAAGATAACAAATACGATATGCTAATGAAAGCATTCCAAATTGATGCTTCTGTTAACCCAGGTAATTCAGGCGGAGCTGTAGTAAATAGAGAAGGTAAATTAATTGGTATTATTTCGTTAAAAATAGATATGCCGAATGTTGAAGGTATGTCATTTGCATTACCTGTGAACGAGGTTCAAAAAATCATACATGATTTAGAAACTAAAGGTAAAATAAAATACCCTGACGTAGGTATTACAATGACTAATGTCGCAGATTTATCGTCTTATGAACGACAATCTATTAAATTACCACAAAGTATTAATAATGGTGTTGTAATTAAGGATGTTGATTCTAAGTCATTAGCTCAAAAAGCAGGACTGAAAAAAGATGATGTTATTGTCGAATTAGACGAAAAATTGATAGAAGATGATTTACGTTTTAAACAAGTTTTATTTAGTCATAAGTATAATTTGAAACCACTCACTGTAAAAATATATAGAGATGGTAATGAAAAGGAAATCACTCTAAAATTGAAATAA
- a CDS encoding bifunctional metallophosphatase/5'-nucleotidase — translation MEKNENINVEIIATSDMHSHFLNGDYGSNIYRAGTYVDKIRDYNSNVILLDSGGSLAGSLAAYYYAIVAPYKRHPMIKLMNRMRYDASGVSPSDFKFGLSFLTRSIALARFPWLSANIEYNVTKEPYFSTPYTIKQFNDLRIAIVGVTADGLMENEYAEMEQDVTIEKALLASKRWIRYIHEAEEPDYLIVIYHGGLDKISDNTTTKKSNSNEAEKLMEEIGVIDLMITAHQHQTIIGENDDTVYVQAGQDAKELVHLSLCFNKRTTTYEVECVESQVIDLDRYDESEQLLELTFYDRKAVEYWSQEVISSDNLKLAVNGLQDLVSKPHRFSQLLHDAIKLAYDNKITCVHVPKNGERGLVGQIRNKDLYEAYPYPDKPIDLTITGQNIKDILEYSYAHLEFNQQTLSLTIIDETLCTIWQGFNYTIDMDRQPFDRVKLYNIDLAKSYRITMTDYCYRNYKNYLTGAIFHHSTSDTMSSLIAKLINDQAYQVVVNDNFNIKN, via the coding sequence ATGGAGAAGAATGAAAATATTAACGTTGAAATAATAGCCACGTCAGATATGCATAGTCATTTTTTAAATGGTGATTATGGTTCTAATATATATAGAGCAGGAACATATGTTGATAAAATAAGAGATTATAATAGTAATGTGATTTTACTTGATAGTGGAGGTAGCTTAGCTGGCTCATTAGCTGCTTATTACTATGCTATAGTTGCACCTTATAAACGTCATCCCATGATTAAATTGATGAATCGTATGCGATATGATGCAAGTGGTGTTAGTCCAAGTGATTTTAAATTTGGTTTATCTTTTTTAACTCGCTCAATTGCTTTAGCTAGGTTTCCATGGTTATCGGCTAATATTGAATATAACGTAACTAAAGAACCATATTTTTCAACACCTTATACTATTAAACAATTTAATGATTTGAGAATAGCAATTGTGGGCGTAACTGCTGATGGCTTAATGGAAAATGAATATGCTGAAATGGAACAAGATGTTACGATTGAAAAGGCTTTATTAGCATCGAAACGTTGGATTAGGTACATTCATGAAGCAGAAGAACCTGACTATTTAATTGTAATCTATCATGGTGGTTTAGATAAGATTAGCGACAATACGACGACTAAAAAGTCTAATTCTAATGAAGCGGAAAAATTAATGGAAGAAATTGGTGTTATTGATTTAATGATCACAGCCCATCAACATCAAACTATCATTGGAGAAAATGATGATACAGTTTATGTTCAAGCAGGACAAGATGCTAAAGAATTAGTACATTTGTCACTTTGTTTTAATAAGCGCACGACGACATATGAAGTAGAGTGCGTAGAGTCGCAAGTCATCGATTTAGATCGTTATGATGAAAGCGAACAATTATTAGAGTTAACCTTCTATGATCGTAAAGCAGTTGAATATTGGTCTCAAGAGGTTATTAGTAGTGATAATTTGAAGTTAGCTGTTAATGGACTTCAAGATTTAGTAAGTAAACCGCATCGATTTTCACAATTATTACATGATGCCATCAAATTAGCCTATGATAATAAAATTACCTGTGTACATGTTCCAAAAAATGGGGAACGTGGATTAGTTGGTCAAATACGTAATAAAGATTTATACGAAGCGTATCCGTATCCAGATAAACCGATTGATTTAACTATCACGGGTCAAAATATTAAAGATATTTTAGAATATAGTTATGCACATTTAGAATTTAATCAACAAACACTGTCGTTAACTATTATTGATGAAACATTGTGCACGATTTGGCAAGGCTTTAATTATACAATTGACATGGATAGACAACCATTTGATAGAGTGAAGTTGTATAATATAGATTTAGCTAAAAGTTATAGAATAACGATGACTGATTATTGTTACAGAAATTATAAAAATTATCTTACAGGTGCAATCTTTCATCATTCTACAAGTGACACTATGAGTAGTTTGATTGCAAAATTAATAAATGATCAAGCGTACCAAGTCGTAGTTAATGATAATTTTAATATCAAAAATTAG
- a CDS encoding GNAT family N-acetyltransferase, giving the protein MIRQATISDCPTIAQLIYIVWQDMELDLVKEAPKAQVIDAIIKSCTEVTYRTYYQHIWVYEVAGEIAGCIIAYNANKELTYEQQWNALDLPLHIKKYGSPLPVKEAKDNEYYIETVAVFDRFRRQGIATKLLTYLLQQQPTLLWSLNCDKYNDQAFKLYQKVGFIYEDDITLYDHDYYHMVYQTLIDK; this is encoded by the coding sequence ATGATTCGACAAGCAACTATATCTGATTGCCCAACAATTGCACAATTAATTTATATCGTCTGGCAAGATATGGAATTAGATCTAGTAAAAGAAGCGCCTAAAGCACAAGTCATTGATGCTATTATCAAAAGTTGTACTGAGGTGACGTATAGAACGTATTACCAACATATTTGGGTCTATGAAGTAGCTGGAGAAATAGCAGGTTGTATTATAGCTTATAATGCGAATAAAGAACTAACGTATGAACAACAATGGAACGCACTTGATTTACCATTACATATAAAGAAATATGGCTCTCCGTTACCTGTTAAAGAAGCAAAAGATAACGAGTATTATATTGAAACTGTTGCAGTCTTTGACCGATTTAGAAGACAAGGTATCGCTACGAAATTATTAACGTATCTGCTTCAACAACAGCCAACATTACTTTGGAGCTTAAATTGCGACAAATATAATGATCAAGCATTTAAGTTATATCAAAAAGTAGGATTTATATATGAAGATGACATTACATTATATGATCATGACTATTATCATATGGTTTATCAAACTTTAATTGATAAGTAA
- a CDS encoding 1,4-dihydroxy-2-naphthoate polyprenyltransferase, producing MANQYQQYSTVNKYWQLMRPHTLTAAVVPVLVGTAASKLYFLGSEDHIKIIIFLAMLLACLLIQAATNMFNEYYDYKKGLDDHESVGIGGAIVRNGMSPQLVMRLAIAFYIIAAILGIFLAFYSSFWILPVGLVCMAVGYLYTGGPYPISWTPFGELFSGVFMGMIIILISFFIQTGNIQSYAVWLSIPIVITIGLINMANNIRDRVKDKASGRRTLPILLGKKASITFMAIMYIIAYLFVIVTIFIKPGGSLFYLLVLFSFPMPIKVIRRFKKNDTPQTMMPAMAAAGKTNTFFGLLYALGIYISAVLAGI from the coding sequence ATGGCAAATCAATATCAACAATATTCTACTGTTAACAAATATTGGCAATTGATGCGTCCTCATACATTAACTGCTGCTGTGGTACCAGTTTTAGTTGGTACTGCCGCTTCAAAACTTTACTTTCTTGGTAGTGAAGACCACATTAAAATTATAATCTTTCTAGCTATGTTATTAGCATGTTTGTTAATTCAAGCAGCTACAAATATGTTTAATGAATATTATGATTATAAAAAAGGTCTTGATGATCATGAATCAGTTGGAATTGGTGGCGCAATTGTACGTAATGGAATGAGTCCGCAATTAGTTATGCGTTTAGCTATCGCTTTTTATATTATTGCTGCTATTTTAGGGATTTTCTTAGCATTTTATAGTTCATTTTGGATTTTACCTGTTGGATTAGTATGTATGGCCGTAGGTTATTTGTATACAGGCGGACCTTACCCAATTTCATGGACACCATTTGGCGAATTATTTTCTGGTGTCTTTATGGGCATGATCATCATACTCATTTCATTCTTTATTCAAACTGGTAATATTCAAAGCTATGCGGTTTGGCTAAGTATACCAATTGTTATTACTATTGGATTAATCAATATGGCAAATAATATCCGTGATCGCGTTAAAGATAAAGCCAGTGGTAGAAGAACATTACCAATTCTGTTAGGCAAAAAAGCTTCAATCACTTTCATGGCTATTATGTATATCATTGCTTATTTATTTGTAATTGTAACTATATTTATTAAACCTGGTGGTTCACTATTTTACTTACTCGTCTTATTCTCTTTCCCAATGCCAATTAAAGTGATTAGACGATTCAAAAAGAATGATACACCTCAAACAATGATGCCAGCGATGGCAGCAGCAGGTAAAACTAATACCTTCTTCGGCTTATTATATGCTTTAGGAATTTATATCAGTGCTGTTTTAGCAGGTATTTAA
- a CDS encoding competence protein ComK, which yields MHSQSVYVIHKGDMVIRPATDEYDQPNGSEIIRFDQTRIHSPFKVQKIIERSCKFYGNTYLGKKAETNRITSISSKPPILLTPLFPTYFFPTHSDRQRENIWINMHYIEEIKELKNRKCRITFINNESIILHVSYHSLWHQYTNAILYYYLVDKQSRMISRNPDQPIDYNKATLNIFEALTRYSLFEDK from the coding sequence ATGCATTCACAAAGTGTTTATGTTATTCATAAAGGAGATATGGTTATTCGTCCAGCTACAGATGAATATGATCAACCTAATGGCAGTGAAATTATTCGCTTCGATCAAACTAGGATACATAGTCCATTTAAAGTTCAAAAAATAATCGAGCGCTCTTGTAAATTTTATGGCAATACATATTTAGGTAAAAAAGCTGAAACAAATCGTATTACTTCCATTTCAAGTAAACCACCAATTTTATTGACGCCACTTTTCCCAACTTACTTTTTCCCTACACATTCTGATAGACAACGAGAAAATATTTGGATTAATATGCATTACATTGAAGAAATTAAAGAATTAAAAAACCGCAAATGTCGTATTACTTTTATTAATAACGAAAGTATCATCCTACATGTTTCATACCACAGTTTATGGCACCAATATACTAATGCTATTTTATACTACTATCTTGTTGATAAACAATCCCGCATGATATCAAGAAACCCGGATCAACCAATTGACTATAATAAAGCAACACTCAATATTTTTGAAGCATTAACGCGATATTCTTTATTTGAAGATAAATAA
- a CDS encoding YkvS family protein → MTIAEVGNIVEFMDGLKGRVEKINDNSVIVDLTIMENFNDLDLPEKTVINHKRYKIVE, encoded by the coding sequence ATGACTATTGCAGAAGTAGGTAATATTGTTGAATTTATGGATGGTTTAAAAGGACGCGTTGAAAAAATTAACGACAACTCTGTTATTGTAGATTTAACAATTATGGAAAACTTTAACGATCTTGACTTACCTGAAAAAACTGTTATCAATCATAAGCGATATAAAATCGTTGAATAA
- a CDS encoding TrkH family potassium uptake protein: MSIFSQFLKKSSPQQGIVMYYLVAIVVAFLLLNLPYVHKPGVEVNPIDTLFVAVSGISVTGLSPVSIVDTYSVFGQLIILVILNIGGIGVMAIGTMLWVVLGKHIGIRERQLIMLDNNKNTMSGTVKLIIDIVKSIFVIELVGALLLAFYFYRDTPDLKYALMQGIFVSISATTNGGLDITGKSLIPYAHDYFVQAIVIFLIVLGSIGFPVLLELKAYIQNRVTNFRFSLFTKITTSTYLFLFIVGVLTILLFEHNHAFKGLSWHQSLFYSLFQSATTRSAGLQTLDVTQLSDPTNIIMGLLMFIGSSPSSVGGGIRTTTFAIVILFLINFSNNADKTSIKVFNREVHIMDIQRSFAVFTMASILTFVSMIIISATENGKLTFLQVFFEVMSAFGTCGLSLGVTSDISDVSKIVLMVLMFIGRVGLISFIIMIAGRREPDKYHYPKERIQIG; this comes from the coding sequence GTGTCCATATTTAGCCAGTTTTTAAAAAAATCGAGTCCTCAACAAGGTATTGTAATGTACTATTTGGTAGCGATTGTAGTGGCATTTTTACTATTGAATTTACCTTATGTTCATAAGCCTGGTGTTGAAGTTAATCCGATAGACACATTGTTTGTCGCTGTATCTGGTATTAGCGTGACAGGTTTATCGCCCGTTAGTATTGTTGACACGTACTCCGTATTTGGTCAACTTATTATATTAGTTATATTAAATATTGGCGGTATTGGAGTCATGGCTATTGGTACCATGCTCTGGGTAGTACTTGGCAAACACATTGGTATTAGAGAACGACAATTAATCATGCTTGATAATAATAAAAATACGATGAGCGGAACTGTCAAACTAATTATTGATATTGTTAAATCAATATTTGTTATCGAACTTGTTGGTGCATTATTATTAGCGTTTTATTTTTATCGGGATACACCAGACTTAAAATATGCATTAATGCAGGGCATATTTGTATCGATATCTGCTACAACGAATGGTGGTTTAGATATTACTGGTAAATCACTCATTCCGTATGCTCATGATTATTTTGTTCAAGCGATTGTGATATTTTTAATCGTCTTAGGTTCAATAGGCTTTCCAGTATTACTTGAATTAAAAGCATATATTCAAAATAGAGTAACTAATTTTAGATTTTCGTTATTTACTAAAATTACAACATCTACATATTTGTTTCTATTCATTGTAGGTGTGTTAACGATACTATTATTTGAGCATAATCATGCTTTTAAAGGGCTAAGTTGGCACCAATCACTATTTTATTCTTTATTTCAATCAGCTACGACGAGAAGTGCAGGTTTACAAACTTTAGATGTCACTCAATTAAGTGATCCAACAAATATTATTATGGGGTTATTAATGTTTATCGGTTCATCACCAAGTTCTGTGGGTGGTGGAATTAGAACAACAACATTTGCTATTGTTATATTATTTTTAATTAATTTTAGTAATAATGCTGATAAAACTTCTATTAAAGTATTTAACAGAGAAGTACATATCATGGATATTCAGCGTTCATTTGCAGTATTTACAATGGCATCTATTTTGACATTTGTTAGTATGATCATAATTTCTGCTACTGAAAATGGTAAATTAACATTCCTACAAGTATTTTTTGAGGTGATGTCAGCTTTTGGAACATGTGGATTATCTCTAGGTGTTACTAGTGATATTAGTGATGTGTCTAAAATAGTATTAATGGTACTTATGTTTATCGGACGTGTTGGATTGATTTCGTTTATTATTATGATTGCTGGTAGACGTGAACCAGATAAATATCATTATCCAAAAGAACGGATACAAATTGGTTAA
- a CDS encoding CPBP family glutamic-type intramembrane protease: protein MNKISKSLIWFIISFIIFHIILFIMWGEHQEYWYLYTGIMLIAGISYVFYQRDIESKRLLTSIGVGILTAILLIAIQLLCSLLISDLSYASLIKELSRTGVNWKWQMLVTLLIVIPCHELYMRTVLQKCLEQYHLPSWVSIIVTALCSSSLFIYLDNWWIVFFIFIAQIILSISYEYTRRIATTSIAQIAAIILLLIFNG, encoded by the coding sequence ATGAATAAGATTTCAAAGTCTTTAATTTGGTTTATTATAAGTTTCATAATATTCCACATTATTTTATTTATTATGTGGGGAGAACATCAAGAATACTGGTATCTATATACCGGAATTATGTTAATTGCTGGAATTAGCTACGTCTTTTATCAAAGAGATATAGAATCCAAGCGGTTATTAACTTCCATTGGTGTAGGTATCTTGACCGCAATATTACTGATTGCGATACAACTATTGTGTTCATTACTGATTTCTGATTTAAGCTATGCTTCTTTAATTAAAGAATTATCGCGTACAGGCGTTAACTGGAAATGGCAAATGCTAGTAACATTATTAATTGTTATACCTTGTCATGAACTTTATATGCGTACGGTATTACAAAAATGTTTAGAACAATATCATTTACCATCATGGGTAAGTATTATTGTCACAGCACTTTGTTCTAGTTCATTATTTATATATTTAGATAATTGGTGGATAGTCTTCTTTATTTTTATCGCTCAAATTATCTTATCTATTAGTTATGAATATACAAGACGTATCGCAACAACTTCTATAGCACAAATTGCGGCTATTATTCTTTTATTAATATTTAACGGTTAA
- a CDS encoding TM2 domain-containing protein codes for MKVNKTIYVLVAIFLGGVGVHKFYADQFGQGLLHLLFFWTGIPSVVAIINAIIVIFTKKADKDGYIVFPKKEKTT; via the coding sequence ATGAAGGTTAATAAAACGATTTATGTATTAGTAGCAATATTTCTTGGAGGCGTAGGTGTTCATAAGTTTTATGCTGATCAATTCGGTCAAGGATTATTACACTTACTCTTTTTCTGGACAGGCATACCAAGTGTTGTTGCCATTATCAATGCTATTATAGTTATATTCACTAAAAAAGCTGATAAAGATGGTTATATTGTCTTTCCTAAAAAAGAAAAAACAACATAA
- a CDS encoding SAR1012 family small protein encodes MKNIIKRIARILIVGYVVKFIRNKMSSNKNQ; translated from the coding sequence ATGAAAAATATTATTAAACGAATTGCAAGAATTCTTATTGTAGGGTATGTAGTTAAATTTATTCGTAATAAAATGTCTAGTAATAAAAATCAATAA
- a CDS encoding IDEAL domain-containing protein, with product MKYNTHVKHTTLEQFVTTVNDLGIELIIDEALREVRKQQLEDLIDQALVNKNEEAFQMYVTEYNNLEAFTSE from the coding sequence ATGAAATACAATACACATGTTAAGCACACAACGCTCGAACAATTTGTGACTACTGTTAATGATTTAGGTATTGAATTAATCATCGATGAAGCCTTGAGAGAAGTTAGAAAACAACAACTTGAAGATCTGATTGATCAAGCTCTCGTTAACAAGAATGAAGAAGCATTTCAAATGTATGTTACAGAATATAACAACCTGGAGGCTTTTACAAGTGAGTAA